The Desulfuromonas versatilis genome has a segment encoding these proteins:
- a CDS encoding HAMP domain-containing protein, which produces MRLTLKHQIILAPATVLLLMTLLLGFLQYTYWDLSIKRQQARNLGTAFVALAEIDLTTQRLYRLAIMLSGESRIELGQLQAMAELHANLGAAVERVMELMPLPDRTVALLQQSVNDLNPERGFDAERILSAISILRPQLLTLSELTQKQRARLRDIQARDIDELVARTTLVSIVVLGAAILLGIFLSLALGRNILRRIQALSDSAGRIVRGDLSPPPAPARVRDELDELAVSINRMTDQLIRVVGSEKLLEGAEEERRRIAMDIHDQTLSDLSSVLRGIQELKQASDCRPQASRLEEDLQKAMTNLREVMDNLHPQALEILGLGAALQSHLERHLSRGDLPEYHLYVSPEVDAAGLSRLARLTLYRIAVEAIHNVIKHARASRYEVDIDRRAGALVLAVEDNGVGFDPKNGALGRGRGLHNIQERANAIGARVAWKPSRFTSGTRFELILPLRESSTQES; this is translated from the coding sequence ATGCGCCTGACCCTCAAACACCAGATCATTCTGGCTCCGGCCACCGTCCTGTTGCTGATGACCCTGCTGCTGGGTTTTCTGCAATATACCTACTGGGACCTGTCGATCAAGCGGCAGCAGGCCCGGAACCTGGGGACGGCGTTCGTCGCCCTGGCCGAGATCGACCTGACCACCCAGCGGCTCTACCGCCTGGCCATCATGCTGAGCGGCGAATCCCGCATCGAGCTCGGCCAGTTGCAGGCCATGGCCGAGTTGCACGCCAATCTCGGTGCGGCTGTGGAGCGGGTCATGGAGCTGATGCCGCTTCCCGACCGTACTGTGGCCCTGCTGCAGCAGTCGGTCAACGACCTCAATCCCGAGCGGGGATTCGACGCCGAGCGCATCCTGTCGGCGATTTCCATTCTGCGCCCCCAGCTGCTGACGCTTTCCGAGTTGACCCAGAAGCAGCGGGCCCGATTGCGGGACATCCAGGCCAGGGACATCGACGAGCTGGTGGCACGCACCACCCTGGTGAGCATCGTGGTTCTGGGCGCGGCCATCCTGCTGGGGATCTTCCTGTCGCTGGCCCTGGGGCGCAACATCCTGCGCCGCATCCAGGCGCTATCCGACAGCGCCGGGCGCATCGTCCGCGGGGACCTCTCGCCGCCGCCGGCGCCGGCCCGGGTGCGGGACGAGCTGGATGAGCTGGCCGTGTCCATCAACCGGATGACCGACCAGCTGATTCGGGTGGTGGGTTCGGAAAAACTGCTCGAGGGGGCCGAGGAGGAACGGCGCCGGATCGCCATGGACATTCACGACCAGACCCTCAGCGATCTCTCTTCGGTGCTGCGCGGCATCCAGGAACTCAAGCAGGCCAGCGATTGCCGGCCGCAGGCCAGTCGCCTGGAGGAGGATCTGCAGAAGGCCATGACCAACCTGCGGGAGGTTATGGACAACCTGCATCCGCAGGCCCTGGAGATCCTCGGCCTGGGGGCCGCCCTGCAGTCCCACCTGGAGCGGCATCTGTCCCGCGGCGATCTGCCGGAATACCACCTCTACGTAAGCCCCGAGGTCGATGCCGCGGGCCTTTCCCGCCTGGCGCGCCTGACCCTCTACCGGATCGCCGTGGAGGCCATTCACAACGTCATCAAGCATGCCCGGGCCAGCCGCTACGAGGTCGACATCGACCGGCGCGCAGGGGCCCTGGTTCTCGCGGTGGAGGATAACGGGGTCGGCTTCGACCCGAAAAACGGAGCCCTGGGACGCGGAAGAGGGCTGCACAACATCCAGGAGCGGGCCAACGCCATCGGCGCCCGGGTCGCCTGGAAGCCTTCGCGGTTCACCAGCGGCACCCGTTTTGAGTTGATCCTCCCGCTTCGCGAGAGCAGCACCCAGGAGTCATAA
- a CDS encoding response regulator transcription factor: MPEKLELIIAEDNPKDFEFLEQLIDGWDFPCHIERANNGQLALELALKQENPLVVSDIQMPELNGIEFARTLWQKKPSARIVFWSQYKDEMYVRALARIVPPETVYGYILKSSPRERISSAIQTVLIDEQCWIDPEVRKVQGRAGHSQTALSDIEYEALVDISLGLTDNLIAQRRYLSRRGVQSRLNSLYTKLGIDQEQFHGDKFGDAFNLRNRAVASALRRGLLNAFELEHEEEDFQAWLKRFKGSQRIS, translated from the coding sequence ATGCCGGAAAAGCTGGAACTTATCATCGCCGAGGACAACCCCAAGGACTTCGAATTTCTCGAGCAGCTGATCGATGGCTGGGACTTCCCCTGCCACATCGAGCGGGCCAACAACGGCCAGCTGGCCCTGGAACTGGCCCTGAAGCAGGAAAATCCCCTGGTGGTCAGCGACATCCAGATGCCCGAGCTCAACGGCATCGAGTTCGCCCGTACCCTCTGGCAGAAGAAGCCCTCGGCCCGCATCGTGTTCTGGAGCCAGTACAAGGACGAGATGTACGTCAGGGCGCTGGCGCGCATCGTGCCTCCCGAAACGGTCTACGGCTACATCCTCAAGTCGAGCCCCCGGGAGCGCATCTCTTCCGCCATCCAAACGGTGCTCATCGACGAGCAGTGCTGGATCGACCCCGAGGTGCGCAAGGTTCAGGGGCGCGCCGGGCACAGCCAGACGGCCCTGTCTGACATCGAATACGAGGCGCTGGTGGACATCTCCCTCGGCCTCACCGACAACCTCATCGCCCAGCGCCGCTACCTCTCGCGGCGGGGGGTGCAGAGCCGCCTCAATTCCCTCTATACCAAGCTCGGCATCGACCAGGAGCAGTTTCACGGCGACAAATTCGGCGACGCCTTCAATCTGCGCAACCGCGCCGTGGCCAGCGCCCTGCGCCGCGGCCTGCTCAACGCCTTCGAGTTGGAGCACGAGGAGGAGGATTTTCAGGCCTGGCTCAAGCGCTTCAAGGGGAGCCAGCGGATCAGCTGA
- a CDS encoding thiolase family protein has product MAEAFRPRPVYIADSFMLPVGKYDGRHREKRNFFQTLEAVHALLDGAAVKREKIDCVVVGSQNPFAFSGVDNVAAKAAGVLGISGAKSLLVDTASSSGASAFEAAYMEIASGRHENVLAIGIQKMSDVDTGAATRIVAGVIDREEAEFGLTMPACGALVAGALMDEFGLGPEDWTDFSARLTARAQHFAAKNPLAHLDYEIPVEQYYADIENGKNYLYYDPLRYYDFCPMSDGVGACLLTSSPQEVVVAGVGSGTDIPTIADRRTFTTFPATVIAQRYALGMAGLKDLGELEGKVHINMHDPFNGFGPINMADLGVVPRERLLEGLLDERLTGEWGRYPTNLTGGLKGRGHPLGATGMIQIVENHQMVRAGRFKAGLSHSIGGPINNNVVILVEQTRHLEKRNPVPYRPDSLPALSRLKPAGVTLESVFAKKSRVAARLVAQTSRHDYKSGDPTRTLLLFAAPVGKEEYRFLIGLDPAARETLVHLSPGEKLLLERVDQEIRVNDVPIRRFYRRTLEGIMELADTAKRRLRRNHRE; this is encoded by the coding sequence ATGGCTGAAGCGTTTCGTCCGAGACCCGTGTACATCGCCGATTCCTTCATGCTGCCGGTGGGCAAGTACGACGGCCGGCACCGCGAGAAGCGCAACTTTTTCCAGACCCTCGAGGCGGTACACGCGCTGCTCGATGGGGCCGCGGTAAAAAGAGAGAAGATCGACTGCGTGGTGGTGGGCAGCCAGAACCCCTTCGCCTTTTCCGGCGTCGACAATGTTGCCGCCAAGGCTGCCGGGGTATTGGGGATCAGCGGCGCCAAGTCCCTGCTGGTGGATACGGCCAGCTCCTCGGGGGCCAGCGCCTTCGAGGCCGCCTACATGGAGATCGCCTCGGGGCGCCACGAAAATGTGCTGGCCATCGGCATCCAGAAAATGAGCGATGTGGACACCGGGGCGGCGACCCGCATCGTTGCCGGGGTCATCGACCGCGAAGAGGCCGAGTTCGGCCTGACCATGCCGGCCTGCGGGGCGCTGGTGGCCGGGGCGCTGATGGACGAATTCGGGCTCGGGCCGGAGGACTGGACCGACTTCAGCGCCAGGCTGACCGCGCGCGCCCAACATTTTGCGGCGAAAAACCCCCTGGCCCACCTGGATTACGAAATCCCCGTGGAGCAGTACTACGCCGACATCGAAAACGGCAAGAACTACCTCTATTACGATCCGCTGCGCTATTACGATTTCTGCCCTATGTCCGACGGGGTGGGGGCCTGCCTGCTGACCAGCTCCCCCCAGGAGGTGGTGGTCGCCGGGGTGGGGTCGGGAACCGACATCCCGACCATCGCCGACCGCCGGACCTTCACCACCTTCCCGGCCACGGTCATCGCCCAGCGCTACGCCCTGGGGATGGCAGGCCTCAAGGATCTCGGCGAGCTCGAGGGGAAGGTCCATATCAACATGCACGACCCCTTCAACGGCTTTGGGCCCATCAATATGGCCGACCTGGGGGTGGTGCCCCGCGAGCGGCTGCTCGAGGGGCTGCTCGACGAGAGGCTGACCGGGGAATGGGGGCGCTATCCCACCAACCTCACCGGGGGGCTCAAGGGGCGCGGCCATCCCCTCGGGGCCACGGGGATGATCCAGATCGTGGAGAATCACCAGATGGTGCGGGCGGGGCGCTTCAAGGCGGGCCTGTCCCATTCCATCGGCGGCCCGATCAACAACAACGTGGTGATCCTGGTCGAGCAGACCCGTCATCTGGAAAAACGCAACCCCGTCCCTTACCGGCCCGACTCCCTTCCGGCCCTGTCCAGGCTCAAACCGGCGGGGGTCACCCTGGAATCGGTGTTTGCCAAAAAATCCCGGGTCGCCGCCCGGCTGGTGGCCCAGACCTCCCGCCACGACTACAAGAGCGGCGACCCCACCCGCACCCTGCTGCTGTTTGCCGCGCCGGTGGGCAAGGAGGAGTACCGCTTCCTGATCGGCCTCGATCCGGCGGCGAGGGAAACCCTGGTCCACCTGTCGCCCGGCGAAAAGCTGCTGCTGGAGAGGGTGGACCAGGAGATCCGGGTCAACGACGTGCCGATCCGCCGCTTCTACCGCCGGACCCTGGAGGGGATCATGGAGCTGGCCGACACCGCCAAGCGGCGCTTGCGTCGCAACCACCGGGAATGA
- a CDS encoding universal stress protein yields MLPKINTILYTTGLGEGAPHVFRYALSLAQAHQAKIAIVHAMEPLSPFGQSLVELHITHEKSEQMHKQAQERVKGDIVKRLELLCEKELCNDPEGRSRVTDILVDEGHPPLVILEEAKRLKADLIVMGTHRHTRLGEALLGNTAQKVIHSSTTPVLLVRIPEGFHEEGF; encoded by the coding sequence ATGCTACCTAAAATCAACACCATCCTGTATACCACCGGCCTCGGCGAGGGTGCTCCCCACGTGTTTCGCTATGCCCTGAGCCTGGCGCAGGCCCACCAGGCCAAAATCGCCATCGTGCATGCCATGGAGCCGCTGAGCCCCTTCGGCCAGAGCCTGGTCGAGCTGCACATCACTCACGAGAAGTCGGAACAGATGCACAAGCAGGCTCAGGAAAGAGTTAAAGGGGATATCGTCAAGCGCCTCGAACTGCTCTGCGAGAAAGAGCTGTGCAACGACCCCGAGGGACGCAGCCGGGTTACCGACATCCTGGTCGACGAAGGGCACCCGCCCCTGGTTATCCTCGAAGAGGCCAAGCGGCTCAAGGCCGATTTGATCGTCATGGGCACCCACCGCCACACCCGCCTCGGCGAGGCGCTGCTCGGCAACACGGCCCAGAAGGTCATCCACAGCTCCACCACCCCCGTGCTGCTGGTACGCATCCCCGAAGGCTTTCACGAAGAAGGTTTCTAG
- a CDS encoding ribonuclease Z has protein sequence MRSVFYPSLINGPFGDPALYVRVAHLGEALLFDCGDLQRLTTREMLKIRGVFVSHAHIDHLIGFDQLLRAFLYQDTQLLLCGPPGIAEQIAGRLSGYTWNLVEGYPFSLRVREWGEKLGRQVVFRAGNAFRPEEQEPWAFPQGQLLEHSAYGVRGVALDHGGIISLGFALEEPLHVAIHKDALECRGYLQGPWLTRFKDLVRSGASAETPTRVPLAAGGEISRPLGELVDEVAHTERGMKICYVTDAAPVSENFLKITRLADQSHLLVIEAPFSHEEIDRARQRNHLTARLAGELARRAAVARLQVFHHSPRYQSTPQLLEEEARQAFAGATVAGPG, from the coding sequence ATGAGATCGGTCTTTTACCCGAGCCTGATCAACGGGCCCTTCGGCGACCCGGCCCTCTACGTGCGGGTGGCGCATCTCGGCGAGGCCCTGCTGTTCGACTGCGGGGACCTGCAGCGCCTGACCACCCGCGAAATGCTCAAAATCCGGGGGGTGTTCGTCTCCCACGCACACATCGATCACCTGATCGGATTCGACCAGTTGCTGCGCGCCTTTCTCTACCAGGACACCCAGCTGCTGCTCTGCGGACCGCCGGGGATCGCCGAGCAGATTGCCGGGCGGCTTTCGGGCTATACCTGGAACCTGGTCGAAGGCTACCCCTTCAGCCTCAGGGTGCGCGAATGGGGAGAGAAACTGGGGCGGCAGGTGGTGTTCCGGGCCGGCAATGCCTTTCGCCCGGAGGAGCAGGAGCCCTGGGCCTTCCCGCAGGGCCAGCTGCTGGAGCACTCCGCTTACGGGGTGCGGGGGGTGGCGCTGGACCATGGCGGCATCATCTCGCTGGGTTTCGCCCTCGAGGAACCGCTGCACGTGGCCATCCACAAGGACGCGTTGGAGTGCCGGGGCTACCTGCAGGGGCCCTGGTTGACCCGCTTCAAGGACCTGGTGCGCAGCGGCGCCTCGGCGGAGACGCCCACGCGAGTGCCCCTCGCCGCCGGGGGGGAGATCTCACGGCCGCTGGGCGAGCTGGTCGACGAGGTTGCCCATACCGAGCGCGGGATGAAGATCTGTTACGTGACGGATGCGGCCCCGGTTTCGGAAAATTTCTTGAAAATAACCCGCCTTGCCGACCAGAGCCACCTGCTGGTGATAGAGGCGCCGTTCAGCCACGAGGAAATCGATCGGGCCCGGCAGCGCAATCACCTCACCGCCCGCTTGGCGGGGGAACTGGCGCGCAGGGCCGCCGTGGCGCGGCTGCAGGTGTTCCACCACTCGCCGCGCTACCAGAGTACCCCTCAGTTGCTGGAGGAGGAGGCCAGGCAGGCCTTCGCGGGAGCGACCGTGGCCGGTCCGGGGTGA
- a CDS encoding TRAP transporter large permease, producing the protein MSPEILTILMFATLVGAIALGHPLAVTLASVATLYGLIDNGFNVPALLDLFVNNAWGIFLNYTLVAVPLFIFMAQILDRSKVSEGLFDALYIVLGGLRGGLGLAVIVVSTVFAATTGIIGASVVAMGLMAGPALLRRGYDRGMSAGIICSSGTLGILIPPSIMLVVYGGLTGLKETSVGNLFAAAILPGLILSLLYLLYVGVRCAINPDLGPPIPPEERTATAAQKISMTMKSFVPPFSLILIVMGTILAGVATPTEAAALGGVGAMILALFNRKLNWEVIKQASVSTARTTAMIMALFVGGKLFSVVFLSMGGGDVVSDALLGMDVSPYVVLAIMMAVVFFLGMFIDWAAILLVVVPIFTPIAMDLDFNPLWFAMLVCINLQTSFLTPPFGYALFYFKGVAPPEYTMGDIYKGILPFVGIQVVGLVLMIVFPELITWLPSVFFGG; encoded by the coding sequence ATGAGCCCTGAAATACTGACAATTCTCATGTTCGCCACCCTCGTGGGCGCCATTGCCCTGGGCCACCCCCTGGCAGTGACCCTGGCCAGCGTGGCCACCCTGTACGGCTTGATTGACAATGGATTCAACGTCCCCGCGCTGCTCGACCTGTTCGTCAACAACGCCTGGGGGATTTTTCTCAACTATACGCTTGTGGCAGTGCCGCTGTTCATCTTCATGGCCCAGATCCTCGACCGTTCCAAGGTTTCCGAGGGGCTGTTCGACGCGCTCTACATCGTGCTCGGCGGCCTGCGCGGCGGTCTGGGTCTAGCGGTCATCGTGGTTTCGACGGTCTTCGCCGCTACCACCGGCATCATCGGCGCCTCGGTGGTCGCCATGGGCCTGATGGCCGGCCCCGCACTGCTGCGCCGCGGCTACGACCGCGGCATGTCGGCCGGCATCATCTGCTCCTCGGGGACCCTGGGGATTTTGATTCCGCCCTCCATCATGCTGGTCGTCTACGGCGGCCTGACCGGCCTCAAGGAGACCTCGGTCGGCAACCTGTTCGCCGCTGCGATCCTCCCCGGCCTGATCCTCTCGCTGCTCTACCTGCTCTACGTCGGGGTACGCTGCGCCATCAACCCCGACCTGGGCCCGCCGATCCCCCCGGAGGAGCGCACCGCCACCGCGGCGCAGAAGATCTCCATGACCATGAAGAGCTTCGTGCCCCCCTTCAGCTTGATCCTGATCGTCATGGGGACCATCCTCGCCGGGGTCGCCACCCCCACCGAGGCGGCCGCCCTGGGCGGCGTCGGCGCCATGATCCTGGCCCTGTTCAACCGCAAGCTCAACTGGGAGGTCATCAAGCAGGCCTCCGTTTCCACCGCCCGCACCACCGCGATGATCATGGCCCTGTTCGTGGGCGGCAAACTGTTCAGCGTGGTATTCTTGAGCATGGGGGGCGGCGACGTGGTCTCCGACGCCCTGCTCGGCATGGACGTGAGCCCCTACGTGGTGCTGGCGATCATGATGGCGGTGGTCTTTTTCCTGGGGATGTTCATCGACTGGGCCGCCATCCTGCTGGTGGTGGTGCCGATCTTCACCCCCATCGCCATGGACCTCGACTTCAACCCGCTGTGGTTCGCCATGCTGGTCTGTATCAACCTGCAGACCTCGTTCCTGACGCCCCCCTTTGGTTACGCCCTGTTCTACTTCAAAGGGGTGGCGCCGCCGGAATACACCATGGGCGACATCTACAAGGGGATTCTGCCCTTTGTCGGGATCCAGGTCGTCGGCCTGGTGCTGATGATCGTCTTCCCGGAGCTGATCACCTGGTTGCCGTCGGTCTTCTTCGGCGGCTGA
- a CDS encoding (Fe-S)-binding protein, with protein MSRTDDKDLKGNFKPQDAPHYDDVLQCMRCGFCLPTCPTYALTGRERSSPRGRVALARAVAEQKLEFTQAVKEESFFCLDCRACTTACPSGVRAGEVMEICRSQSHAFYPLGTAGKAFREFILQKMLPSPEKLETSMLPTRLYQRLGIQWLVRHSKVLKLGPGWMEKAEGMLPELDKPLRTQLPERIEAKGKKRGKVGFFLGCVMTLMYPGVSRQTVRVLVHQGFEVITPRNTKCCGAPHLSEGDRQTARELALFNLDLFLDQDVDYIVTDCAGCGASLKEYEELLEGQAEHAKLAKFRSKIRDITEFLAEVGLRTEGLKPVNKTVTYHEPCHLCHAQGVSAQPRKLLKQIPGVELREMAEASWCCGSAATWGLKYSEESQKVLDRKLGNVRATGAEALVTANPGCHLQLAWGVREAGMPQQVLHLMELLGEATPD; from the coding sequence GTGTCTCGCACTGACGATAAAGATCTCAAGGGCAATTTCAAGCCCCAGGACGCACCCCACTACGACGACGTGCTGCAGTGCATGCGCTGCGGCTTCTGCCTGCCGACCTGCCCGACCTACGCCCTGACCGGGCGCGAGCGCTCCAGCCCCCGTGGCCGGGTCGCCCTGGCCCGGGCGGTGGCCGAGCAGAAACTCGAATTCACCCAGGCGGTCAAGGAAGAATCCTTCTTCTGCCTCGACTGCCGCGCCTGCACCACCGCCTGCCCTTCCGGGGTGCGCGCCGGCGAGGTGATGGAGATCTGCCGCAGCCAGTCCCACGCCTTCTACCCGCTGGGCACCGCCGGCAAGGCCTTCCGCGAGTTCATCCTGCAGAAGATGCTCCCCTCGCCGGAGAAGCTCGAGACCTCCATGCTCCCGACCCGCCTCTACCAGCGGCTCGGCATCCAGTGGCTGGTGCGCCACAGCAAGGTGCTCAAGCTGGGCCCGGGCTGGATGGAGAAGGCCGAGGGGATGCTCCCCGAGCTCGACAAGCCGCTGCGCACCCAACTGCCCGAGCGCATCGAGGCCAAGGGCAAGAAGCGCGGCAAGGTCGGCTTCTTTCTCGGCTGCGTGATGACCCTGATGTACCCGGGGGTCTCGCGCCAGACCGTGCGGGTGCTGGTCCACCAGGGCTTCGAGGTCATCACTCCGCGCAACACCAAGTGTTGCGGCGCCCCCCACCTCTCCGAGGGCGACCGCCAGACCGCCCGCGAGCTGGCCCTGTTCAACCTCGATCTGTTCCTCGATCAGGACGTGGACTACATCGTCACCGACTGCGCCGGCTGCGGCGCCTCCCTCAAGGAGTACGAAGAGCTGCTCGAAGGCCAGGCCGAGCACGCGAAACTGGCCAAATTCCGTTCCAAGATTCGCGACATCACCGAGTTTCTCGCCGAGGTGGGGCTGCGCACCGAGGGGCTCAAGCCGGTGAACAAGACCGTCACCTACCACGAGCCCTGCCACCTCTGCCACGCCCAGGGGGTCAGCGCCCAGCCGCGCAAGCTGCTTAAACAGATCCCCGGTGTCGAACTGCGCGAGATGGCCGAGGCGAGCTGGTGCTGCGGCTCGGCGGCTACCTGGGGTCTGAAGTACTCGGAGGAGAGCCAGAAGGTCCTCGACCGCAAGCTCGGCAACGTCCGCGCCACCGGCGCCGAGGCGCTGGTCACCGCTAACCCCGGCTGCCACCTGCAGCTCGCCTGGGGCGTGCGCGAGGCCGGCATGCCCCAGCAGGTGCTGCACCTGATGGAACTGCTCGGCGAGGCGACCCCGGACTGA
- a CDS encoding FAD-binding oxidoreductase, whose translation MISTTAIEHLKEKLGAQNVLYEKEDLLVLGYDSTPGVHHLPEVVVYPTSTEQVLAAMEIAQREGLPIVPRGSGTGLSGGSVPVQGGMVICLTRMNRILEIDEENLTATVEAGVVTLDLFNAVAAKGLFYPPDPGSQKISTLGGNVMENAGGLRGLKYGVTRDYVMALKCVLPDGSILTTGGKSVKDVAGYNFKDLLCGSEGTLGIITEITVKLIPPPKDKRTFLAYFNDMRTAGEAVSKIIAAKIIPSTMEIMDKATINCVEDYVKIGLPRQMAALLLIEVDGHPAMVAEEAEAVEKILREVNAAEVHVAKTAEEAASLAAARRTALSALARVSPTTLLEDATVPRSRLADTFDEIERLTEKYQLKVGTFGHAGDGNLHPTVLCDERNADEMQRAHAFYNELYEKVLAWGGTVSGEHGIGLAKKEYLARQIGPGGVAVMKRIKQSFDPKGLLNPGKIFDEGDPCSKPHVEEGFRVSH comes from the coding sequence ATGATTTCAACAACCGCGATAGAACATCTGAAGGAAAAGCTCGGCGCTCAGAACGTGCTGTACGAGAAGGAAGACCTGCTGGTCCTCGGCTACGATTCGACCCCAGGCGTGCACCATCTGCCCGAGGTGGTGGTCTACCCGACCAGCACCGAGCAGGTGCTGGCCGCCATGGAGATCGCCCAGCGCGAGGGTCTGCCCATCGTTCCCCGGGGCTCGGGGACCGGCCTCTCCGGCGGCAGCGTGCCGGTCCAGGGGGGGATGGTGATCTGCCTGACCCGCATGAACCGCATCCTCGAGATCGACGAAGAGAACCTCACCGCCACCGTCGAGGCCGGGGTGGTCACCCTCGACCTGTTCAACGCGGTGGCCGCCAAGGGACTGTTCTACCCGCCCGACCCCGGTTCGCAAAAGATCTCGACCCTGGGCGGCAACGTCATGGAGAACGCCGGCGGCCTGCGCGGCCTCAAGTACGGCGTCACCCGCGACTACGTCATGGCCCTCAAGTGCGTGCTGCCCGACGGCAGCATCCTCACCACCGGCGGCAAGAGCGTCAAGGACGTGGCCGGCTACAACTTCAAGGACCTGCTCTGCGGCAGCGAGGGAACCCTCGGCATCATCACCGAGATCACCGTCAAGCTGATCCCGCCGCCGAAGGACAAGCGCACCTTCCTCGCCTACTTCAACGACATGCGCACCGCCGGCGAGGCGGTCTCGAAGATCATCGCCGCCAAGATCATCCCTTCGACCATGGAGATCATGGACAAGGCGACCATCAACTGCGTCGAGGATTACGTCAAGATCGGCCTGCCCCGGCAGATGGCGGCGCTGCTGCTGATCGAGGTCGACGGTCACCCGGCGATGGTCGCCGAGGAGGCCGAAGCGGTGGAGAAGATCCTGCGCGAGGTCAACGCCGCCGAAGTCCACGTGGCCAAGACCGCCGAAGAGGCCGCCAGCCTCGCCGCCGCCCGGCGCACCGCCCTCTCGGCGTTGGCCCGGGTCTCGCCCACCACCCTGCTCGAAGACGCCACGGTGCCTCGCTCGCGGCTCGCCGACACCTTCGACGAGATCGAGCGGCTGACCGAGAAGTACCAGCTCAAGGTCGGCACCTTCGGCCACGCCGGCGACGGCAACCTGCACCCCACGGTGCTCTGCGACGAGCGCAACGCGGACGAGATGCAGCGGGCCCACGCCTTCTACAACGAGCTCTACGAAAAAGTTCTCGCCTGGGGCGGCACCGTCTCCGGCGAACATGGCATCGGCCTGGCCAAGAAGGAGTACCTGGCCCGGCAGATCGGCCCCGGCGGCGTGGCGGTCATGAAGCGCATCAAGCAGTCCTTCGACCCCAAGGGGCTGCTCAACCCCGGCAAGATCTTCGACGAGGGCGACCCCTGCAGCAAGCCCCACGTGGAGGAGGGTTTCCGTGTCTCGCACTGA
- a CDS encoding TRAP transporter small permease subunit has translation MLIIERALDALNEKIGFISAFLILPMVGVVGFEVMMRYGFNAPTAWAFEMTTFIYGMHYMLTLGYAHKYDGHVSIDIFEARLPARPRTILRIIANLVLFIPTIGLLAVWAVIYAATSWQASELASSSWAPAIYPYKTIMAIGFVLFFLQGVAKLIHDFRSLRS, from the coding sequence ATGCTCATCATCGAGCGGGCGCTGGACGCCCTGAACGAGAAAATCGGTTTCATCTCCGCCTTTCTCATCCTGCCCATGGTCGGGGTAGTGGGTTTCGAGGTCATGATGCGCTACGGCTTCAACGCGCCGACCGCCTGGGCTTTCGAAATGACCACCTTCATCTACGGCATGCACTACATGCTGACCCTGGGCTATGCGCACAAGTACGACGGCCATGTCTCCATCGACATCTTCGAGGCCAGGCTGCCGGCCAGGCCCCGGACCATCCTGCGCATCATCGCCAACCTGGTTCTGTTCATCCCGACCATCGGTCTGCTCGCCGTCTGGGCGGTGATTTACGCCGCCACCTCCTGGCAGGCGTCGGAACTGGCCTCGAGCTCCTGGGCTCCCGCGATCTATCCGTACAAGACCATCATGGCCATCGGCTTCGTCCTGTTCTTCCTCCAGGGTGTGGCCAAACTGATTCACGACTTCCGCAGCCTGCGCAGCTAA
- a CDS encoding MarC family protein: MQLETFLHALTSYFVIIDPIGAAVIFHGLSDGEERRYAIRMAIRATVISIAIVLVFGFCGEALLTRLGITIDALRVSGGLLLFYTAFNMITRQGGSGYSKSGYTLDISVFPMSIPLIAGPGCLTLTILLFSQVEGRVALLSLVPAVLLIYLLTLAMLLAARYLKKVIGKTGDDILQRLLGVILAALAIQFIADGIRGIAG, encoded by the coding sequence ATGCAGCTGGAAACCTTCCTCCACGCGCTCACCTCCTATTTCGTCATCATCGACCCCATCGGCGCGGCGGTCATCTTTCACGGCCTCTCCGACGGCGAGGAGCGCCGCTACGCGATCCGCATGGCGATCCGCGCGACGGTCATCTCCATCGCCATCGTGCTGGTCTTCGGCTTCTGCGGCGAGGCCCTGCTCACCCGCCTCGGCATCACTATCGACGCCCTGCGAGTCAGCGGCGGGCTGCTGCTGTTCTACACCGCCTTCAACATGATCACCCGCCAGGGCGGCAGCGGCTACAGCAAGTCGGGCTACACCCTCGACATCTCGGTGTTTCCCATGTCGATCCCCCTCATCGCCGGGCCCGGCTGCCTGACCCTGACCATCCTGCTCTTCTCCCAGGTCGAGGGGCGCGTGGCGCTTCTCTCCCTGGTCCCCGCCGTGCTGCTCATCTACCTGCTGACCCTGGCCATGCTGCTGGCGGCCCGCTACCTGAAAAAGGTCATCGGCAAGACCGGCGACGACATCCTCCAGCGCCTGCTCGGGGTGATTCTCGCCGCCTTGGCGATCCAGTTCATTGCGGATGGGATCCGCGGGATCGCCGGGTAA